In the genome of Streptomyces fagopyri, the window CTCGGTCATGGCCGATCTGCACTGTGTCACGAAGTTCAGCATGCTCGGGGCCGAATGGGGTGGCATCCCCGCGCGCACGATCCTGGAGATCGCTCCGCCCTCGCCCGCGGTCTCCCATGTGATGGTCTGGGCCGAGTACGGATTCAGCTCGAATCTGCGCCTCGACGACTTCGCCTCCGACCGCGCGATCTTCGCCACACACAAGGACGGCGAACTGCTGACGGCGGAGCACGGGTTCCCGCTCCGTCTGGTCGTCCCGCATCTCTACGCCTGGAAGGGGCCCAAGTGGGTCCGCGGCGTCGAGTACATGACGGCCGACCGCCGCGGATTCTGGGAGGAACGCGGCTATCACAACATCGGCGACCCGTGGCGCGAGCAGCGCTACTCGTACCAGGAGGAGCCCGGGGACGGCCCGGAGCTCTGACCGCCCCGAGCTCCGACCTGCCCCGAGCTCCGACCTGCCCCGGCGAGTGCGTCAGTGGTGGTGGCGGTGCACCAGGGCGTGGCCCTTGCCGCGGCTGGTGGCCTGTGCGGCCGTCGACCAGGTGACCCCGCCCATGGTGTGGGCAGGGGTGTGCGCGGGTCTCTCGGAACTGGTGTGCGTCTCGTGCCGCACGCGGACCCCCGGCGTCAGGTGGTGGTTCCCGTACGAGCGGAACCATCCGTCCCGACCTCATACCCCTAGGGGGTATTCCCGGATCGACGGGTTCAGCCGTCGCGGAGCTTCTTCAGCCGCTCCACGTCGGCCGCGTGCCCCTCCTTGCCGCCGGGTGTCTCGATGATCAGCGGTACGCCCTCGGTGGCGGGGTGGGTCATCAGCGCGCGGAACGGGTCCTCGCCGATATGGCCGGAGCCAATGTTCTCGTGGCGGTCCTTGTGGGCGCCGACCACATCCTTGGAGTCGTTCGCGTGGATCAGCCTGAGCCGGCCCTCGCCGACGGTGTCCACCAGCAGATCCAGGGTCCGGTGCATCCCGTCCGGCCCGGTCAGGTCGTGGCCCGCCGCGTAGATGTGGCAGGTGTCGAGACAGACCCCCAGCTTCGGATGGGCGTCCAGCGCCTCGAAGTACGGCCCGAAGTCCCAGGTGCGGGAGCAGAGGGAGGCGCCCTGGCCCGCGGTCGACTCCAGGAGCAGGTACGGGTCGTCGTCGTGGGTCAGCTCGCCCAGCAGCGGCAGCAGGTGCTCGCGTACCTGTGCGAGGGCCACCGCACGCTCCCGGCCCCCGGTGGCGCTGCCCGTGTGCACGACCACGCCGAGCGCGCCGATCTCCCGGCCCCGGCGCAGCGAGTGCCGCAGCGACTCCACCGACCTCTCGGCCGTCGCCGCGGTGTGCGAACCGAAGTTGATCAGATACGGGGCGTGCACGTACGCGGTGATCGAGCCGGCCGCGCAGGCCGCGCGGAACCGCTCGTCCTGTCCGGGATTCCCGGCGGGCGTCGCCCAGCCGCGCGGGTTGGCGACGAAGACCTGGACGCTCTCCGCGCCGATCTCGCGCGCGTAGGCCAGACCGACGGAGTCGAGACCGCCGGCCACGGGGACATGGCCGCCGACGGGGTTGCGGAGCTGCTTGCTGGTCACACCCTTCAGGGTGTCACGCGCTCCGGTGGAACCCTTCGGCGGACCTTCACGTTCCGGTCGGCGGACCGCCGGGGCCGGACTCCGTGGATTCCGGCACCGGCCGGCGGACGTCCGGGCTCAGCGGATCTCGATGGTGATCGTCGATCCCTTGGGCGCTGTCCTGCCGCCGGCCACCGACTGGTTCTTGACGTGGTCCCCGAAGAGTCCGAGCAGTCCACGGTCCTCGTCGACCTCGAACCCGGCGTCCTCCAGTGCCTTCTTCGCGTCGTCCACGCTGTCGCCCACCACGTCCGGGACCGACACCATCTCAGGACCCTTGGAGACCGTCAGCGTGACGGTGTCGCCCGTGGCGGCCTCGCTGCCCGATTCCGGCGACTGCCGCGCCACCTGCCCCTTGTCGAACTCCGAGGTGACCCGCTGGGCCGCGATCCGCACCTTCAGGCCCGCCTGTTCGAGCTCCGCCGTGGCGTCCTCGACGGACGTCCCCGTGACATCCTCGACCTCCACCGGACCGCCCTTGCTGACGACGAGGGCGATGGCCGAGCCGGCGTGCCGCCGCGTGCCCGCCTCCGGGTCCGTACGGATCACCGAGCCCCTGGCCACGTCCCCGCTGAACTCCCGGGTGGTCATGCCAGCGGCGAGTCCGTCACCCTTCAGCAGCTCCCTGGCCCTGGACAGCGTGACGCCTTGGAGGTCGGGCACGCGCACCGTCTTCGGTCCGTCGGAGACGGTCAGCGACACGGAGTCGTGGTCACGGATCCGCGCGCCGGGCTGCGGATCGCTGCTGATCACGGTGCCGCGCTTCACGGTGTCGCTGTACGCGTGCTTGACCTGCCCGACGTCGAGACCGGCCGCCTCGATCCGTGACCTGGCCTGTGTCTCGGTCTTCGCCAGCAGCAGCGGGACCTTGGTGAACTGGCCGGAGTTGATGTACCAGACGCCCGCGCCGAGGCCGAGCGCCAGCAGGATCGCGGTGACGATCAGGATCGTGCCGCGCCGGGAGCGTGAGCCGCGCCGCCGGGCGGGGGCGGGCGGCTCGGAGGCCAGCACACTGGTCCGGTCGAACCGGCTGGTCCGGTCGGCCCCGCCTTCCCCGCCGTCCGCGAAGCCTTCGTTCACCGGCAGCAGACGCGGCACGGACAGGGAGCGCGGGATCACGCTGGTGCGGTCCTCCGCGTTGTCGTGGCCCGCGGTGAGTGCCTGTGGCGGTACGGCGTCGAGCTGCTCGGCACTGAGCCCCGCGCGTGCCTCCAGCACCTGGCCGAGGAGCGTCACCGCGTCGTGCGGGCGCATCCCGGGGTCGCGGGCGGTCGCCGCGGCGACCAGCTGGTCGAGGGCGAAGGGCATGCCCGGCACGGCGGCCGAAGGCGGCGGCACGTCCGCGTGCAGATGCTGGTAGAGCACCTGGGCCGGGGAGTCGCCGGAGTGCGGCTTGCCGCCGGTGAGCATCTCGTAGAGGACGACTCCGCAGGCGTACACGTCGACGCGGGTGTCGGCGGTGCCGTGCTCGATCTGCTCGGGAGCGAGGTACGACACCGTGCCGAGTACGGCCCCCGTCGTCTGCGTGACCGTGTCCACCGCCCGCACGAGGCCGAAATCCGCCACCTTGACCCGGCCGTCGTCCCCTATGAGGACGTTCTCCGGCTTCATGTCACGGTGCACGAACCCGGCGCGGTGCGCGGCGCCGAGCGCGGCGAGCACCGGCTCCAGGACGTCCAGCGCGGCCCGCGGCTGGAGCGCCCCGCGCTCGCGCAACACGTCGCGCAGGGTGCAGCCCGCGACGTACTCCATGGCCAGGTAGACGTACGACCCGTCCGTCCCCTGGTCGAAGACCTGCACCACGTTGGGGTGCGCGAGCCGGGCAACCGACTTGGCCTCCCGTATGAACCGTTCGACGAACGAGACGTCGGCGGCCAGCGTCGGGTGCATCACCTTGAGCGCGAGCACGCGGTCCAGGCGGGTGTCCAGGGCCCTGTAGACCGTGGCCATCCCGCCGACCGCGATCCGGGCGTCGACGCGATAGCGGCCGTCGAGCATCTGCCCGACAAGCGGGTCCTGAAGGGTCGTATCCACGCAAGGGAGTCTACGAGCCGTCGCCGTCGGCCCTCCCGGTCCGGCCCGTACCGGGGCGGGACTGCAGCCGACCTGTGACGCACATCGCGCCGAAGGGGTGACGCGGCCCGCTCCGCCGGCGGCCGGCCCCGCCGCCCGGAGCCCCGCACGTTCCGACCGGCCGGAAACAGCCGCCGCACCGGCCGGCGGAGGAGCCCGCGACGACACGCGAGGGTGCCCCGGCGGGCGGTCCGCCCCCGGCGGGGCACGGGACTGCGCTCAGAAGGCCGGCCTCTCCGGATCCAGCCGCGCCAGGCCCTCCGCGGGCGAGGACGCCGAGGCGAAGTGCCGCCGGGGAATCCGCCCCGCGCGCCGCGCCAGACGCCCCGCCTCCACGGCGTGCCGCATGCCCTCGGCCATCAGCACCGGTTCCTGCGCACGGGTGACGGCCGAGGCGAGCATCACACCGGCGCACCCCAGCTCCATCGCCAGCGCCGCGTCCGACGCCGTACCGGCCCCCGCGTCCAGGATCACCGGCACGCGCGCGTGCTCCACGATCAGCTCGAAGTTGTGCGGGTTGCGGATCCCCAGGCCGGACCCGATGGGCGAGCCCAGCGGCATGACCGCCGCGCACCCGACGTCCTCCAGCTTGCGCGCGAGCACGGGGTCGTCGTTCGTGTAGGGCAGCACCGTGAACCCGTCGTCGACCAGCGTCTCCGCGGCGTCGAGCAGCTCGATCGGGTCGGGCAGCAGGGTGCGCTCGTCGGCGATGACCTCCAGCTTGACCAGGTCCGTGCCGAGCGCCTCCCGTGCGAGCCGCGCGGTGAGCACGGCCTCGCCCGCGGTGAAGCACCCCGCCGTGTTCGGCAGCACCCGGATGCCGAGCCGGTCGAGCACGGACAGCACGGAGCCGTGCGCCGCGGGATCCACCCGGCGCATCGCGACCGTCGTCAGCTCCGTACCGGACGCCACGAGCGACCGTTCCAGCACGTCGAGACTGGGCGCACCCCCCGTACCCATGATCAGCCGGGACGAGAAGGACGTACCTCCGAGGACGAACGGATCGTCGGCCATGGGTTCAGCCTCCCTGGACTGCGGTGAGGACCTCGACGCGGTCTCCCTCGCGCAGGGGCGTGGACGACCACTGGGTGCGCGGGACGACGGTCTCGTTGAGCGCGGCCGCGACGCCGGAGGGCGCCGCGGTGAGGGTGGCGACGAGTGTGCCGAGGGCGGTGTCCGCGGCGACGAGCCGGCGCTCGCCGTTGACGAGGATGTTCATACGGGCTGCTCCGTGCGGGTCGGGCTGAACCGGTGGGGGGTGAAGGGGCGCGCTTCCTCGGGGACTTCCCCCGAGGCGAGGACGTGCGCCATGACGTCCCCGGTGACGGGAGTGAGCAGGACGCCGTTGCGGTGGTGGCCGGTGGCCAGCAGCAGTCCGTCGAGCCCGGTCGGGCCGAGCAGCGGAGCGTTGTCGGGCGAGCCGGGGCGCAGTCCGGCCCGCGTCTCGGTGAGCGGCAGTTCGGTGATCCCGGGCACCAGCTCGTGGGCGTCGCGCAGCAGTTCGTACACCCCGCCCGCGGTCACCGTGGTGTCCCAGCCCAGCTCCTCGCTGGTCGCGCCGACGACGAGCTCGCCGCTCTCGCGTGGCACCAGATAGACCTGACTGCCGCGGACCACCGCCCGCACGGTACGGCTCAGGAACGGCGCGTACCGCTTCGGCACCGTCAGCCGCAGCACCTGCCCCTTCACCGGGCGCACGGGCGGCCGTACGTCGTCCGGCACGCCGTCGAGCCTCCCGCTGAGGCTGCCCCCGGCCAGCACCACCCGCGCCGCCTCCAGTCCGTCGCCGGCCGCGGTGACGACCCCGGTGGCCCGATCCCGGACCACCGTCAGTCGCTCCGCCCAGCCGCGGTGGAACACCACCCCGGCCCGCTCGCACGCCGTGACCAGGGCCTTCGCGAGGCGGCGCGGGTCGATCTGGTGGTCGCCGTCGACGCGCAGACCACCACGGACACCGGGCGCGAGCATGGGTTCGAGACGGCGGCACTCCCGACCGCTGAGCCACTCCGAGTCGAGCCCCGAACGGATCTGCAGGGCGTGCAGTTCACGCAGATGGGCGCGGTCGTCGGAGTCCAGGGCGACGGCCAGCGTGCCGCACCGGCGGTAGCCGAGATCCTGGCCCGCCGCCTCGGTGAGCTCGGCGACGAAGTCCGGATAGCGGCGCGCGGAGGCGAGGTTCAGGCCCAGCAGGGTCTGTTCGCCGTAGTGGAGTTCGGTGACGGCGGCGAGCATTCCGGCGGCCACCTGCGCGGCCCCGCCGCCGGGTTCCGGGTCCACGACCGTCGTGGCGAACCCGCGCTGCGCGGCCCGCCACGCCGTGACCAGGCCGATGATCCCGCCCCCCACCACCAGGACGTCGGACGTGACGGACCTCTCCGCCGGTGTACGCGACATGGGCGTCCAGCCCCTCCCTTCGCCGGCATGACCCGGATCAGGTTCGTACGGTCGGAGGCCGCCAGCCTCCCTCTCAGCCCGGTACGTCCGGGCTCCCGCGAGTGCTCTACGTTGACCACCCTAGCTCGCTGCCGCACGCCTCAGTAAGGGAGCCTCCGCGCATGGCCCGTTCGCTCGACGGCCTCGTCCTCGCCCCGGTCACCGATCAGGCGCCGGGCCAGGTGGGGACCGGCACCCGGTTCACGTACCACGAGAAGGACGGCGGGATCTGGGCCGAGTACGCGGGCGGGGACATCGCCCGCGGCCGTCTCGTGGGAACCCGGCGGGGCGACCGCCTCGACTTCCGGTACGTCCAGCTGGGACACGACGGCACGACGTCCGGAGGGCACTGCGTGTCCGTCGTGGTGGAGCTCGCCGACGGCCGGCTGCGGCTGGAGGAGACCTGGGAGTGGGAGTCGAGGCCGGGCCGGGGGACCAGCGTGGTGGAACAGGTGGAACCGGTGGAACGGGCCGGACACCCGGCGGGGGCCCCCGCACGACGGGCGGACCGGCTGGGGGCGCCGTTCGCGTGTGCCGGCCGAGTGTGGCGTGCGCGGGATGGGAGCGGGGGCCAACCGTTGGGGCAGGTTGTCTACGTCTGGAGCATGACACACGAGTGAATCTTGAGCATATGATCTGATCATGACATTGAGAATGCGCATAGCTACAGTCGTAGGCGCCGTTGCTGCCGCCACCATGCTGACCGTCACCAGCGCCTCCGCTGTCGCCATCGAGGATGACCTCGCTACCAGCACGACGGACCCGGGCAATGACACAATCTGTACCTCGACCGGCTCGTGGTCCCAGGCCTGCTTCTACGCCAATGGTGACTGGTTCGGCGTCAAGGACGACTTTAAAGACGATCTCTCGGCCGTCGTCGCTTGGGAAGTGGTGGACGCCAGCGGCCGGGTCGTTCGTGCCGGGAACATTTGGAACAATGCGGGTTCCGACGCAGGTTGGCGCTTTAAGAACAAGAACTTCCCTGAGGGAGACTTCATCTCGTTCAGGGCTTGTAGGGGCAGTTACCCAAGGCTGCACATACAGGACGGCTCCTGCGGTGCGGAGCGCTCGGCCTACGTCTAGGCTTCGGTCGTCGAAGCCCGCCCGCCATCCGACGGATTCCAGGGTTCGCCGCAACACTGCCCTGCACGCCATGGATGGACCCACCCCGTTTGACGGCTGTTGAGCCGTGCCACTCTCGTGCCAAACGGGCGGCAACTCAGGGAGAACCGGGGCACAGCGCGGGCAGCATGACGGCACTGCGCGAGTCGAGGAACCTCAACTCGGCGCGTGATCGCCCCACCTCGCTCCTCAAGCGGTGGTGGTCAGCAAGGCCGGTGGCAATACAGCAGCGAAGTACAGCAACCATCGCGACCCGGCCTGACCGCCACCGACTCTGAGTGACCGACCGACGTGCCCTGTGGACCTCAGTGACCACCGTGCCCATAGTGCGCATCGAGGGGGCAGCCCTCAGATGGGAGCTCCTGACGACGTCGGCGTGCGAGCGTAGCGAGCCTTGAAGGTCGCGCAGACGGCCGGCGATCCGGTCGTGCCCCTCTCGGAGGCGTCGTGCGGTCCGATTCCGAGGTCTGCCCAGATGGCTCGCTGACCGCTAACGTGCTGGTCATCAGCGGTTTTGGTCGCTAGTGGGGTTGCTAACGTTAGCGATCTCTGCCGCTAGCGTTAGCGACTCCTCGGGGGCCGAGGCTGGGCCGTCTGTGGGCCGTCCGAGGGTGGCCGACCACGACAGGCAACGACAGACGACGAACGCTTAATCCCTGGTTATCGGGGCGCCGCGCACACCATTTGCAGGTAAGCGATACCTGTCACGTGTCTATGGTGATCAGGTGAGCGAGCAGACGCAGGGGCAGACGCAGGGGTCCACGGCACGCCGGGTCGTCATCGCGGGCGCGGGCATGGCCGGCGTACAGACCGCGGTGGCCCTGCGCGAACAGGGCTTCACCGGCGCCGTGACATTGATCGGCGCCGAGCCGCACCAGCCGTACGACCGGCCGCCGTTGTCCAAGGCGGTGCTGCTCGGCAAGGCCGAGCACTCCGCCTTCGACATCGACTTCGAGGCACTGGGCATCGAACTGAGACTCGGCTGCGAGGCGCTGGGCCTGCGCCCCGGGGACCATGAACTGGACACCGCCGCGGGACCGGTCCGCTACGACCTGCTGGTCCTGGCGACCGGCGCGGAACCGATCCAGCTCCCCGGCGCCGAGGGCATGCCCGGCGTCCATCTCCTGCGCACCCTGGACGACGCCGAACGGCTGCGCCCCGTGCTCGCCCGGCAGCACGACATCGTGGTGGTCGGGGCGGGCTGGATCGGCGCGGAGTTCGCCACGGCGGCACGTGAGGCGGGGTGCGCGGTGACGGTCGTCGAGGCCGCCGACCGGCCGCTGGCCGGGGCGCTGCCCGCCGAGGTGGCCGCGCCGATGGCGGCCTGGTACGCGGACAGCGGGGCCTCGCTGCGCACGCACGCGCGCGTGGAGCGCGTCGAGCCCGGCGCCGTGGTGCTCGACGACGGATCCCGGGTGCCCGCGGGCGCCGTGGTCGTCGGCATCGGCGCCCGGCCCGCCACCGCCTGGCTGGCCGGCTCCGGCATCGAGCTCGGAGCCCACCGCGAGGTCGTGGCCGACAACCACCTGCGCACCTCCCTGCCGGACGTCTACGCGGTCGGCGACTGCGCCTCCTTCCCCTCGGGCCGGTACGAGGAGCGCCTCCTCGTCCACCACTGGGACAACGCCCTGCAGGGACCGCGCACGGTGGCGGCGAACATCATCGGCGAGGCCCCGGCGGCGTACGACCCGGTTCCGTACTTCTGGTCCGAGCAGTTCGGCCGTTTCGTCCAGTACGTCGGCCACCACGCGCCCGCCGACACGACCGTCTGGCGCGGCGACCCGGCGAGCGCCGCCTGGACGGTCTGCTGGCTGCGCGACTCCCGCCTCGTCGCCCTTCTGGCGGTGGGCCGTCCCCGCGACCTGGCCCAGGGCCGCCGTCTGATCGAGGCGGGCATGCCGCTGGACCCGGAGATCCTGTCGGACCCGTCACGTCCCCTGAAGGAGGCCATGGCCTAGGACGCGTCCGCGCAGTCCCTCGGGGCTCCGTCAGGGGGCGGGCCTCGCGGCGCGTCCGTCGTGTGCCGTCGGCGCGCCGGACGCGGTGGGCCTCGTACCTGAAGTACCCGGGGCTGCCCGGTGCGGCGGGCGTGCGTGCGGGGCGTCGCGGTGCGGCGGGGGTGCGTGCGGGGCGGTCGCGAGGCGGCGAGTGTGCGTGCGGGGTGTCGCGAGGCGGGCGGGACCTCGCGGCCACGGGCCGGGCGGGCTCCGCCACCCGCCGGCACGCGACCGGCCGGGGCTCCGGAGACCCCGGCGGGCGCGGCCCCGGCGCGGCCTCGGCGCGGCCTCGGATCTCCGGCGGACGGGTGAAGGGCGCTCGGAAGGCCCGCGGCGGGCGGGGGAAGGGTGCGTCCGGTCCGGGCGGTCCCCCTCGCCGGACGCGGCCGGGGCGGACCCACCACCCGTGCGGCCGCGCCGCGATTCAGCGGAATTCTGCCGGATTCGCGCGCTTCTGACGTGCTTCTGACGCGGGACGGGCGGCGCTCGGGTACCGAGTGTCAGTCCGGGATGGCAGGCTTGTCCCGTGACCGAGATTGACGCAAAGATCGATGCTCTCGTCCCCGCCTGGCTCACCCTCCCCGACATCGCCGAACAGTTCGGCGTCGAGGTGACGCGCGTCCGGCAGCTGGTCAAGGAAGGCCAGCTGATCGCCGTACGCCGTGGTGAGAACCGCGCGCTGCACGTCCCCGCCGCTTTCATCGACGAGGACAAGGTCGTCAAGGGCCTCACCGGCACCCTGACGCTCCTGCGGGACGACGGCTTCACCGACGAAGAGATGCTCGAGTGGCTCTTCACCCCCGACTCGACCCTGCCCGGCACCCCCGCGCAGGCTCTGAGCGAGAATCGTGGCACGGAGGTGAAGCGCCGCGCCCAGGCGCTCGCCGTCTGATCCGACGAAACGCCCGGCGTACGGACCACGGCCGGCCCAGGACCACCCGGCCGCCGTGGTCCGTACGCACCGCCGCACCACGGGGGACACACGCATGCCCGAGAACGCCGCCCGCCTCGCCGACGCCCGCGTCTACCTCTGCACGGACGCGCGGACGCGTCAGGGCGACCTCGCCGAGTTCCTGGACGCCGTCCTGGCGAACGGCGTGGACATCGTGCAGCTGCGTGACAAGGGCATGGAGGCGGCCGAGGAGCTGGAGCACCTCCAGGTCCTCGCGGACGCCTGCGCCCGCCACGGCAAGCTCCTCGCGGTCAACGACCGGGCGGACGTCGCCCACGCGGCCGCCGCGGACGTACTCCATCTGGGCCAGGGCGACCTCCCGGTCCCCGCGGCCCGCGCCATCCTCGGCGACGAGGTCCTGATCGGCCGGTCCACGCACGCGGCGGAGGAGGCCTCGGCCGCCGCCGTCCAGGAGGGCGTGGACTACTTCTGCACCGGCCCCTGCTGGCCCACCCCCACCAAGCCCGGCCGCCACGCACCGGGCCTCGACCTGGTCCGCCACACCGCCGCGCTGCGCACCGCCCGCCCCTGGTTCGCCATCGGCGGCATCGACCTGGGCAACCTGGACGAGGTGCTGGAGGCGGGCGCCCGCCGTGT includes:
- the pknB gene encoding Stk1 family PASTA domain-containing Ser/Thr kinase — its product is MDTTLQDPLVGQMLDGRYRVDARIAVGGMATVYRALDTRLDRVLALKVMHPTLAADVSFVERFIREAKSVARLAHPNVVQVFDQGTDGSYVYLAMEYVAGCTLRDVLRERGALQPRAALDVLEPVLAALGAAHRAGFVHRDMKPENVLIGDDGRVKVADFGLVRAVDTVTQTTGAVLGTVSYLAPEQIEHGTADTRVDVYACGVVLYEMLTGGKPHSGDSPAQVLYQHLHADVPPPSAAVPGMPFALDQLVAAATARDPGMRPHDAVTLLGQVLEARAGLSAEQLDAVPPQALTAGHDNAEDRTSVIPRSLSVPRLLPVNEGFADGGEGGADRTSRFDRTSVLASEPPAPARRRGSRSRRGTILIVTAILLALGLGAGVWYINSGQFTKVPLLLAKTETQARSRIEAAGLDVGQVKHAYSDTVKRGTVISSDPQPGARIRDHDSVSLTVSDGPKTVRVPDLQGVTLSRARELLKGDGLAAGMTTREFSGDVARGSVIRTDPEAGTRRHAGSAIALVVSKGGPVEVEDVTGTSVEDATAELEQAGLKVRIAAQRVTSEFDKGQVARQSPESGSEAATGDTVTLTVSKGPEMVSVPDVVGDSVDDAKKALEDAGFEVDEDRGLLGLFGDHVKNQSVAGGRTAPKGSTITIEIR
- a CDS encoding deoxyribonuclease IV, which produces MKGVTSKQLRNPVGGHVPVAGGLDSVGLAYAREIGAESVQVFVANPRGWATPAGNPGQDERFRAACAAGSITAYVHAPYLINFGSHTAATAERSVESLRHSLRRGREIGALGVVVHTGSATGGRERAVALAQVREHLLPLLGELTHDDDPYLLLESTAGQGASLCSRTWDFGPYFEALDAHPKLGVCLDTCHIYAAGHDLTGPDGMHRTLDLLVDTVGEGRLRLIHANDSKDVVGAHKDRHENIGSGHIGEDPFRALMTHPATEGVPLIIETPGGKEGHAADVERLKKLRDG
- the thiE gene encoding thiamine phosphate synthase: MPENAARLADARVYLCTDARTRQGDLAEFLDAVLANGVDIVQLRDKGMEAAEELEHLQVLADACARHGKLLAVNDRADVAHAAAADVLHLGQGDLPVPAARAILGDEVLIGRSTHAAEEASAAAVQEGVDYFCTGPCWPTPTKPGRHAPGLDLVRHTAALRTARPWFAIGGIDLGNLDEVLEAGARRVVVVRAITEADDPASAAAEFAKRLRHA
- a CDS encoding Rv2175c family DNA-binding protein, with product MTEIDAKIDALVPAWLTLPDIAEQFGVEVTRVRQLVKEGQLIAVRRGENRALHVPAAFIDEDKVVKGLTGTLTLLRDDGFTDEEMLEWLFTPDSTLPGTPAQALSENRGTEVKRRAQALAV
- the thiO gene encoding glycine oxidase ThiO — its product is MSRTPAERSVTSDVLVVGGGIIGLVTAWRAAQRGFATTVVDPEPGGGAAQVAAGMLAAVTELHYGEQTLLGLNLASARRYPDFVAELTEAAGQDLGYRRCGTLAVALDSDDRAHLRELHALQIRSGLDSEWLSGRECRRLEPMLAPGVRGGLRVDGDHQIDPRRLAKALVTACERAGVVFHRGWAERLTVVRDRATGVVTAAGDGLEAARVVLAGGSLSGRLDGVPDDVRPPVRPVKGQVLRLTVPKRYAPFLSRTVRAVVRGSQVYLVPRESGELVVGATSEELGWDTTVTAGGVYELLRDAHELVPGITELPLTETRAGLRPGSPDNAPLLGPTGLDGLLLATGHHRNGVLLTPVTGDVMAHVLASGEVPEEARPFTPHRFSPTRTEQPV
- a CDS encoding thiazole synthase; this translates as MADDPFVLGGTSFSSRLIMGTGGAPSLDVLERSLVASGTELTTVAMRRVDPAAHGSVLSVLDRLGIRVLPNTAGCFTAGEAVLTARLAREALGTDLVKLEVIADERTLLPDPIELLDAAETLVDDGFTVLPYTNDDPVLARKLEDVGCAAVMPLGSPIGSGLGIRNPHNFELIVEHARVPVILDAGAGTASDAALAMELGCAGVMLASAVTRAQEPVLMAEGMRHAVEAGRLARRAGRIPRRHFASASSPAEGLARLDPERPAF
- a CDS encoding NAD(P)/FAD-dependent oxidoreductase, with translation MSEQTQGQTQGSTARRVVIAGAGMAGVQTAVALREQGFTGAVTLIGAEPHQPYDRPPLSKAVLLGKAEHSAFDIDFEALGIELRLGCEALGLRPGDHELDTAAGPVRYDLLVLATGAEPIQLPGAEGMPGVHLLRTLDDAERLRPVLARQHDIVVVGAGWIGAEFATAAREAGCAVTVVEAADRPLAGALPAEVAAPMAAWYADSGASLRTHARVERVEPGAVVLDDGSRVPAGAVVVGIGARPATAWLAGSGIELGAHREVVADNHLRTSLPDVYAVGDCASFPSGRYEERLLVHHWDNALQGPRTVAANIIGEAPAAYDPVPYFWSEQFGRFVQYVGHHAPADTTVWRGDPASAAWTVCWLRDSRLVALLAVGRPRDLAQGRRLIEAGMPLDPEILSDPSRPLKEAMA
- the thiS gene encoding sulfur carrier protein ThiS codes for the protein MNILVNGERRLVAADTALGTLVATLTAAPSGVAAALNETVVPRTQWSSTPLREGDRVEVLTAVQGG
- a CDS encoding sulfite oxidase-like oxidoreductase gives rise to the protein MGQPVERGTGTAAQSELPPGQRLQRGWPVTHYGPVPKFRPERWEFRVFGATADGEKRCWTHEEFTALPYTSVMADLHCVTKFSMLGAEWGGIPARTILEIAPPSPAVSHVMVWAEYGFSSNLRLDDFASDRAIFATHKDGELLTAEHGFPLRLVVPHLYAWKGPKWVRGVEYMTADRRGFWEERGYHNIGDPWREQRYSYQEEPGDGPEL